From a region of the Arachis ipaensis cultivar K30076 chromosome B09, Araip1.1, whole genome shotgun sequence genome:
- the LOC107616903 gene encoding myb family transcription factor PHL11-like, giving the protein MDIVHPNYWVCLPSSCFYPIHPLIIVIWRHNLDFYFIFNFFQKYRLGQQAKKQSEEHHKENNRYSYVNFSNSSSEFSTSFRGDNERGEILIAEALRHQIEVQKRLKEQLEVQKKLQMRIEAQGKYLQAVLEKAQRILSMEGSGNNLEASRAQLTEFNSALSNFMENMNNNDSKQSILDMNDFYIKVHGSGFHN; this is encoded by the exons ATGGACATAGTACATCCGAATTATTGGG taTGTCTTCCATCTTCTTGTTTTTATCCTATCCATCCTCTAATAATTGTCATTTGGAGGCATAacttggatttttattttatttttaatttttttcagaaGTATAGACTTGGACAACAAGCTAAAAAACAAAGTGAAGAACATCACAAAGAGAACAATA GATATTCATATGTGAATTTCAGCAATAGCTCTTCAGAGTTTAGCACTAGTTTCAGAGGTGATAATGAAAGGGG AGAAATCCTAATAGCAGAGGCATTGAGACATCAAATTGAAGTCCAAAAGAGACTGAAAGAACAGCTAGAG GTACAGAAGAAATTGCAGATGAGAATAGAGGCTCAAGGGAAGTATTTGCAAGCTGTGTTAGAGAAAGCTCAGAGGATACTTTCCATGGAAGGTTCAGGCAATAATCTAGAAGCATCAAGAGCTCAATTGACTGAATTCAACTCTGCCTTGTCCAATTTCATGGAAAACATGAACAACAATGATAGCAAACAAAGCATTTTAGACATGAATGATTTTTATATTAAAGTCCATGGTTCAGGTTTCCATAATTAG